The Mytilus galloprovincialis chromosome 7, xbMytGall1.hap1.1, whole genome shotgun sequence genome has a window encoding:
- the LOC143082782 gene encoding fatty acid-binding protein type 2-like yields MAQFIGKWKGDASSYTNYDEFAKASEIPSEYVEEFKNAKFEVEFKKDGDMWSCEIKSTAGPDKTYKFKSGEEVTETDMFGKGVKYTITVDSDTKMTEVESGEATGWKTLTVTRVVTGKNMLETIKLEDGTAMTMSLIKVS; encoded by the exons ATGGCACAATTTATTGGAAAATGGAAAGGTGACGCAAGCTCATACACAAATTATGATGAATTTGCAAAGGCATCTG AAATACCCAGCGAATATGTTGAGGAgtttaaaaatgctaaatttgAGGTAGAATTCAAAAAAGATGGCGACATGTGGAGTTGTGAAATTAAAAGCACAGCTGGCCCAGATAAAACATACAAATTCAAGTCTGGAGAGGAAGTGACAGAAACCGATATGTTTGGAAAGGGAGTAAAG TATACAATCACCGTCGATTCTGATACAAAAATGACAGAAGTGGAATCGGGTGAAGCCACTGGTTGGAAGACATTGACAGTAACACGGGTAGTTACTGGCAAGAACATGCTAGAG ACAATCAAACTGGAAGATGGTACAGCAATGACAATGTCGTTAATCAAAGTATCCTAA